The stretch of DNA TTTTGGGAGTAAAACAGACAGCACTTGGGATGCGCCTGCAATAAAGTATATATGATCACTTACCTGCAGATCCCACGCTTCCACCCTGGTTCCCTGGGCTGGGCTGTTAGCCCAattgcagcagtgacatcacattgacaacatgtgaccactgcagccaatcactgatggTGGAACAATAAGGCCATTGATTGGCTATCGAGGTCACGTGTTGTcaatgtgatgtcaccactgtaGCCCAGAGGACCAGAGTAGAGGTGTGGGATTTtataggtaagtattaatctaTTCTTTATTGCAGGCACATCCCAAGTGTTGTCTTTTTTCTTTCtaaaacccggacaacccctttagatgctttattttttttatttttttaaggattTACTAGGGTACAGCCAAAGGTAGCGAGTTGCACTGAAACAGGATGTTGCTGCAGTGGCAATGCTGCCAGGATCACAGCAGGTCTTCGGCTGCATTCAACGTTTGCATTGCAAAGTCTGAAGGTGGTGGGAAAAACTCAAAGCATAAGTTGACATACTGCGGATCGATAACCCAGGACTTCTCAGCAGTGCATGGATCAGTTACTGCAATCTCATCCACATCGCTGGTATTGTAAATGCTGCTGATTTTCCACATGAAATTCCACGGTGGAGAATCTATAGCATTTACGCTTCGTGCAGCCATATGTTAATATTCTGTTTCATTAGAGTGCTTACCCAAGCAGACAGAGGATGCCAAAGATCAGCCAGACTAGGAGTCCAGTGTTATATTCTATACGCGTCACTATGTTCTGCCGACAAACAGGACAGGTGCATGATGCTGGCGTGTCGGTGAATGATGTTCCCATGAACACTGTTGTGGTTACAGGGGCCACAACCACTGTGAGAgagaagattaaaaaaaatatataaatgtagaGTTATAGCAGAAGCAACAGAGCTGGGTCCAGCTAGACCTACATACCAACATTAAAGAAGCCATTCAAGAAAAAAACACACCGCCGTCTCACCTATACAACTAAAACAACACAGGTTTACATAACTTACATTTTCATTACAAATACAATAGCCTATCTAGCCACTGCAGTATATTATTCACTAAATCAGACATATCCTTAGGCAGCAAAACGGCAGCGTACGCAATGATAGTAGATTTATTAAAGCTGGTCATAAATTTAAAGGTTATGGTATGGACACATTTTGGGGCAGATTTttgtattattgcattatactcattttaagctaaaattattttttcaagtggtctataagttttcctctacagctttcaATTTCAGTGCATGTGCAGACTAGCAGGCTCTCTGCTCACACTGAATCCATCAGAGAACTGCACTGATGGCTCAATCTGTAATCcttataccttaaaggggttatgccatgactaatgtgaaaaatgaaaatcagacattagaTAGTACACAACaacctctttctaataaagctagaaccagccctgcacctcacatggatccagagatctccacattcattgctctgctagatttatatcaagctgacagctcaaggggagtgtcttttctgctgcagctcagggggcgtgtccatgctctccctatcacagctaagaaggcagttgaaggataacactgagcatgtgcggccatttcAGTGAGCAGAAtatagaaataagaaaaagcaaacaacaggtggcgctatacaggtacatgttattgaataactcagcggttgtgctaaattttttattacatgaaattacaaaagtgttcagatccaggagctggtttgaaaactgtagaatactttaatgggacaacccctttaacttctgactGCTCATAAACACTTTTTTAAGCTAAATTCTTATGAGTTTAAGAATTTAGTTATAATGGGTGTTTATTAGCTATTAGGAAAACATAGGTAATGGCTACAGATCCAGCTGACAGTAGTTCTCTGACAAGTTTAGTGTAAAGCAGAGAGCCTGCTAGTCAGCAAATGCATTGAAAGAAAAAGCTGTAGAGGAAAACTGTTGAAATCGCTGAATAAAGGCCAAATGGAAAAAATTATCTTAATTGTcttaatgggataaccccttcatTCATGCTGTGAAATATTAATTTATGTATATGTGTGGCCATAAGAGATGCAGCTGCAGCCtattaactaattgcaactacatTGTTTCTTCAGTcttaattgttaaaggggttgtctggcttcCGGAGAAAAGTAGACAATCCCCGGCATCCCCTGGAAATAAAAAACCAGTAAGTGTGTACCTgacagatcctgcactgcctctCCAGTTCTCCCAGCCAGGCTTTATTTGCCAGGCTAAAGCAGTGATGTCATATCAAcaacacatgaccactgcagccactcactggcctcagcagtgatgtgcaCAGGCGTGGGATTTCAGATGTAGAAGAGAGTGACATCAGGAAGATACTGGGCTGGCTGAAAGCCAAGCAGGGGAGGCGGCCTAAGTACTTGCAGCAATGGACACCTCCCCTGGGCACTTAtgatcctcatttgcatataccttCAAAGTTCATTTTTTTGAGCTTTACAGACAAAGAAAAGCCAAAGAAAAGGTACCAGTTGTTTTCTGTATATGTGTCCACAAAGCGTTGTGAGCTGTTTGAGACATGTAAAGTTGCTGAGACTGTAGGTAATTAGGGATTAACCCCCCTTGGGGAAAGGGCACACAGTCAGGACTACTAAAACCATATACCTTAAATAAGAGACTGACAACCATATTCCTTTTAATGCTGGGTGATTATCGGCCACAGCTCTCTTTATTTAACAATAACACCATAACTGTCCATGGTGCAGTATGCCAGCCGCtggcctcccagcgggcaagtctgcCTTGTGCCATAACCACTTCCAACTGAATTATATACCCCAGCTGTGACTTGCATTCACATGTCATCATAATCCAGATCTTTATTCATTATCCTCTTATATTGTTATCTtattctccaatattcttctttcttttttctttttttttctttttttatttatcttttctcttctctttttttttctttttttttaaatagaataaCCACACATGAGGAAAAAACTGACCCGGTCCGACAAACCACCCCTAACTCACAGGGAGGGCGGGAGGGAACCAGCTCGTCCACCGTCAAGAGGAAGTGAAGGGGGAAAATTAGCGTTTATATAACCCCCCAGCACCGCCCCTTCCCCTGATGCAAACCTGGGAAGGCTTaacaatttaaccccttccccacTATAACCTCCCACCATATACCCAACTCCAACAATGGCCCTGACCCTTATACACCTGGGGGCAAAGGGAATTGGGAAGGACCCCCCAGTCTCTAATCACCCTCCCTACACTGTCGGGTGTTTACCACAAACTCACTTTCAGAGATGAGGCTTCCTATCACCTCAGTGGGAAGATCAATCGCTACAACATTAAAGAGGTCGTCTAACTTCAGCCagtggcatttgtcatgtagagaaagttaatacaagacacttactaatgtattgttattatccatattgcatcttttgctgcctcatattatacactgcttgtttccatggttacggccaccctgcaatccatcagtggtggccgtgcttgcacactataggaaaaagcactcttGTAATCCCGGCCATCTTGTAatcccagccaccagaaaggccgatgctttttcctatagtgtgcaagcacgaccaccactgatggattgcagggtggtcatcacCATGGAAATgaccagtgtataatgtgaatcaTGCCATCAAAGAAGGcattatggacaatcacaatacattagtaagtgccttgtatgaactttctctacatgataaatgccacttgctgaagtgagacaacccctttaagaatctggGACTCAGCAACCCATGTGTCCTTTTAGAGCACATAAGGGACTCACGTAAAGTGAACGTGTCCTGTCACAGATATAGGAAGATCTGCCAAACCTAGGCTATAAACAGGATGGTGCTTCTCCTTCCCAGATGGATGTTCGTTGATACCTGAATTAAACTTTATCGGAACTTTGGATCGGCCGCGCTGTAATAAACGATTAACCAATGTTGCTCTGGCCTCCATGATCACCAGATCTAACACCCTGCACCTTATTTCTGTGGGGCTACATCAAGAACTCAGtcccccttcccccagccacAGAATCTGGATGATGTTTTACAAAAGAATTGCTGTCCATACCCAAGGATATACTGGGACATGTCTGGCAGATTTGAACTACCTCCTAGACATCTTCTGTGTCACCAATGTTATTTTGCACCATTCTTTTTTAATCCCCCTCTATAATATAATGCATTATAGCGGATCATGCTGGACTACTAATTGCTGCTCTCCCTCTGCTTTTCTTTCAGACTACCAATTCTGCTATTGGAAACTTATTGCAAAGTTATTCTGTTTAGTATATTTGCTAAATAAAAACTGATTTAGTCTGAGTATTGCACTCTACCTGTGGGTTGTGGTCCTCCAGCTCCATAAGGTGGGGGGGGTGGATAAGCTCCGCCAACACctatattaaaaaacaaaacgagAGATACTTACACTAAGATATGGAAAAATGTTCTATGAAACAGCATTGTCTCTATGTAACAATGACATTTTAATATTTCCATAACATGATAAAGGTGTCACCTGGCTGGGactctcttttttttctcttttcgccgaacatgcgaacatatggagaatttcgcgccgccatattcttttacattgtgaagaactttgacccatgacacatccatcaggtgtacAGGACAGCCAGTTGAgacttttcagcacatggacataccccctaccttataaataaacctgatctggccgccattttacattcagtgttttgccagtgtagggagaggttgctgtgtgcagcagggacaggctgttacggacaacaaacgctagctaatagggccacaaaagtccttttaaggactggtataggtgtgctatcgataggtgtgatacacagaggggtgtgatatacttataatatacttttataatgagtcaaaaacacatagatctatatagtgatcacctggaagtccggGGGccaaggggctaggggcttactagggccctttttatatagggtaaagttccggacggggtcgctcttatcagggcgggtctgtggttaggctatcagggccagaatagcacccccctgtagggcaatatcagggacagttctttgtccaccctgtccttcaataccacatcatcatttaggccagggatggatgtttttttgctttccatcccggattcatggatgtgcactggaaccccccggattgtggtaggacatatggtttctgatttggtgccgccgagcacctgatttagtggcgccgagcacttgttattgcctaccacatctatgctttttgcttaactttaatgttttaatttattttcattttgaaggatatcttttccattcactcgtccgcaaaatgggtccgcatccgctctgcaattttgcggaatgggtgccgacccattcatttttaatggggccggaatgtgctgtccgcatccgcatttgcggatccgcacttccgcatctgtgcttccgtttccgcaattgcagacaagattaggcattttctattatagtgccgacgatgtgcggtccacaaattgcagaatgcacattgcctgtgtccgtgttttgcggatccgcaaaacacttatggacgtgtgaatggaccctcatagtaaaattattaaaggttacgttttatcttcatgtatattctaatggattgccttccttgtacaatgttataatatgctttctatgttagaaagtatattatagtgcatttgtattgtgcggcagttgtgtgcggttctgctgcgatactgcaggtatatagagggacaagcgttattggaacaaataatttctactggtgtgatataccagtcgtccccccaaaaaaactgattgaagcggggtgttatatatcaatatactttctttatagtgcattttggtactgtatagtgcatttgcgcatgtgagtacgcgaaaattatattgccgatatttcgcatcggaaaaaaaaattaatggagatcgcaaattcgaataatacatctggtatgtcactgtccatgttgtgggactatttgtgcacttctagtaattatttcttgactgcaaatatgagctgaaggtttttcggattcgcctgctattaaaaggaatgggacccgccgcgaacttgcggttcgcgaacatttgatcgcgttagcaaaccgtcccggctgatgttcgtctatcactactcATTTCACCGATAACACTCCTAGAACatgaccactcagccaatcactagccacaGTGGTGGCCTACTTCGTTCAGTGACTGTATGAGTGGACCAGAAAGTAGAGACCAGGTGGAGTAACGTTTTCCATAGGTGTCAAAGAtataaaggggttaaaggaggatttccaaattagtcataaatgtctgatagatgtaggtaccatagttgccaacagtcctgaatttgctaagactgtccctaattttcagagcCAGTTCTGATCATTTTGGGCTGTCCTAGGTCAAAAAAAGGTGGGCCGTATGGGTGTTCCTGGGGGCTTGGCGCTTACATGTCCAAATTTTACCAACTGCAAAGTTGGTATGGATGGGGTCCTACCTCTCGGACTCGCACATTCCTCCATCCTGGCTGGTGAGCCAGTCTTAAGCCATTGCACCCAAGCAGAGTGGGAATGGAGAAGTGGCCATGCAGGTGTCTGGCTT from Bufo bufo chromosome 7, aBufBuf1.1, whole genome shotgun sequence encodes:
- the LOC121008206 gene encoding lipopolysaccharide-induced tumor necrosis factor-alpha factor homolog gives rise to the protein MYNPDKGYPSATPAYAQPGVGGAYPPPPPYGAGGPQPTVVVAPVTTTVFMGTSFTDTPASCTCPVCRQNIVTRIEYNTGLLVWLIFGILCLLGCWLGCCLIPFCVDSCKDVDHYCPNCNHHLSKYKRL